In one Kitasatospora cineracea genomic region, the following are encoded:
- the gltX gene encoding glutamate--tRNA ligase: MADAVNKSDSVAGPAVRVRFCPSPTGNPHVGLVRTALFNWAYARHNGGTLVFRIEDTDAARDSEESYQQLLGAMRWLGFDWDEGPEVGGPHAPYRQSQRMDTYADVAERLRAAGHAYPCYCTTEELDARREAARAAGRPSGYDGHCRDLTADQVAVYEQEGRQPILRFRMPDTALAFDDLVRGPISFDPKDVPDYGIVRANGAPLYTLVNPVDDALMEITHVLRGEDLLSSTPRQIALYAALAEIGVGNGTTPRFGHLPYVMGEGNKKLSKRDPQASLNLYRERGFLPEGLLNYLALLGWSLAEDRDIFDIDEMVAAFDIDDVNGNPARFDLKKAEHINAEHVRRLAPEEFVERLVPYLQAADLLPAEPTAEQLALLAAVAPLTQERMVVLSEIVTMAGFLFVAPADFAVDPEDAAKVLTADARPVLEAAVKALTELRDFTPEPIQAVLREALVDGLGIKPKFAFTPLRVAVTGRRVSPPLFESMELLGREETLRRLLSALELLPAS, from the coding sequence GTGGCTGACGCAGTGAACAAGAGCGACTCCGTCGCGGGCCCGGCCGTCCGGGTCCGCTTCTGCCCCTCCCCGACCGGCAACCCGCACGTCGGCCTGGTCCGCACCGCCCTGTTCAACTGGGCCTACGCCCGGCACAACGGCGGCACCCTGGTCTTCCGCATCGAGGACACCGACGCGGCCCGGGACTCCGAGGAGTCGTACCAGCAGCTGCTCGGCGCCATGCGCTGGCTCGGCTTCGACTGGGACGAGGGCCCCGAGGTCGGCGGCCCGCACGCCCCCTACCGCCAGTCGCAGCGGATGGACACCTACGCCGACGTCGCCGAGCGCCTGCGCGCGGCCGGCCACGCCTACCCCTGCTACTGCACCACCGAGGAGCTCGACGCCCGCCGCGAGGCCGCCCGCGCGGCCGGCAGGCCCTCCGGCTACGACGGCCACTGCCGCGACCTGACGGCCGACCAGGTCGCCGTCTACGAGCAGGAGGGCCGGCAGCCGATCCTCCGCTTCCGGATGCCCGACACCGCGCTCGCCTTCGACGACCTGGTCCGCGGCCCGATCTCCTTCGACCCGAAGGACGTCCCCGACTACGGCATCGTCCGGGCCAACGGCGCCCCGCTGTACACCCTGGTCAACCCGGTCGACGACGCCCTGATGGAGATCACCCACGTCCTGCGCGGCGAGGACCTGCTCTCCTCGACGCCCCGTCAGATCGCCCTCTACGCGGCCCTGGCGGAGATCGGCGTCGGCAACGGCACCACCCCGCGGTTCGGCCACCTGCCGTACGTGATGGGCGAGGGCAACAAGAAGCTCTCCAAGCGCGACCCGCAGGCCTCGCTCAACCTCTACCGCGAGCGCGGCTTCCTCCCCGAGGGCCTGCTCAACTACCTGGCCCTGCTGGGCTGGTCGCTCGCCGAGGACCGCGACATCTTCGACATCGACGAGATGGTCGCCGCCTTCGACATCGACGACGTCAACGGCAACCCGGCCCGCTTCGACCTCAAGAAGGCCGAGCACATCAACGCCGAGCACGTGCGCCGCCTCGCCCCCGAGGAGTTCGTCGAGCGCCTGGTCCCCTACCTCCAGGCCGCCGACCTGCTCCCCGCCGAGCCCACCGCCGAGCAGCTCGCCCTGCTCGCCGCGGTCGCCCCGCTCACCCAGGAGCGGATGGTGGTCCTCTCCGAGATCGTCACCATGGCCGGCTTCCTCTTCGTCGCCCCCGCGGACTTCGCCGTCGACCCCGAGGACGCCGCCAAGGTCCTCACCGCCGACGCCCGCCCGGTCCTCGAGGCCGCCGTCAAGGCGCTCACCGAACTGCGGGACTTCACCCCCGAGCCGATCCAGGCCGTGCTGCGCGAGGCCCTGGTCGACGGCCTCGGCATCAAGCCGAAGTTCGCCTTCACCCCGCTGCGGGTCGCGGTCACCGGACGCCGGGTCTCCCCGCCGCTGTTCGAGTCGATGGAACTGCTCGGCCGCGAGGAGACGCTGCGCCGCCTGCTCTCCGCCCTGGAGCTCCTGCCGGCCTCCTGA